From the unidentified bacterial endosymbiont genome, one window contains:
- a CDS encoding ATP-grasp domain-containing protein, which produces MMRVLIFPAGTEIGKEIYHSLRHQKNVEQVLAGADYDNPARHSGCGYHILPDVSADGWLTSLQQLLRDEEIDAIFPAHDDALLALAQNRSLLSATVLCPSQETCTITRYKSQTYAALEHVIPVPRVFQDASDITQWPVFVKPDRGQGAQGAVRIETPAALRAIQAQRQGLIVCEYLDGEEFTVDCFSDRQQGLLFCQPRSRTRIRAGIAMISTLVDLPEVKAYAQAISAHLQLYGAWFFQLKRSATGVLTLLEVAPRIAGTMCLNRINGINFAMLTLYESMRVNIAMHPVCQALQVTRSLTNHYKHDIRFQHLYIDYDDTVVIKGRLCLLVITFLYKCFNEGKKIHLVTRHAGDIARELKHRRISDLFDSVSHLNQDDRKSSVIKHQDAIFVDDSFSERAEVYHVKQIPVFDISMLELFMGE; this is translated from the coding sequence ATGATGAGGGTATTAATATTTCCGGCAGGGACCGAGATTGGTAAAGAGATTTATCACTCCCTGCGTCATCAAAAAAATGTCGAGCAGGTACTCGCAGGCGCTGATTATGACAACCCTGCCCGTCACTCTGGGTGCGGTTACCATATTCTTCCTGATGTTTCCGCAGACGGCTGGCTCACGTCTTTACAGCAACTGCTGCGTGACGAGGAAATTGACGCGATTTTCCCCGCGCACGATGACGCTTTACTGGCTCTTGCGCAGAATCGCAGTCTTCTCTCAGCTACGGTTCTCTGCCCTTCTCAGGAAACGTGCACAATTACCCGCTATAAAAGCCAAACCTACGCGGCGCTTGAGCATGTGATTCCCGTACCGCGCGTGTTTCAGGACGCCAGCGATATTACGCAGTGGCCGGTTTTCGTTAAGCCCGACCGTGGGCAAGGTGCGCAGGGGGCCGTACGAATTGAGACGCCCGCAGCCTTACGCGCCATTCAGGCCCAACGCCAGGGCCTTATCGTCTGCGAATACCTGGATGGCGAAGAATTTACCGTGGACTGTTTTTCCGATCGCCAGCAGGGTTTACTTTTCTGCCAGCCGCGCTCCCGCACCCGCATTCGCGCGGGTATCGCCATGATCTCAACGCTTGTGGATCTCCCGGAGGTTAAAGCGTATGCGCAGGCGATTTCGGCGCACCTGCAACTCTACGGCGCCTGGTTTTTCCAGTTAAAACGTTCTGCGACGGGGGTGCTCACGTTACTTGAAGTCGCTCCGCGAATTGCGGGAACCATGTGCCTGAACCGTATTAACGGTATCAATTTTGCGATGCTGACGCTGTACGAAAGCATGCGCGTAAACATCGCCATGCATCCTGTTTGTCAGGCGCTTCAGGTAACCCGCAGCTTAACTAATCACTATAAGCACGATATCAGGTTCCAGCACCTGTATATTGATTATGATGACACCGTTGTTATTAAAGGCAGGTTGTGTTTACTCGTCATCACTTTTTTGTACAAATGCTTCAATGAAGGTAAAAAAATACATTTAGTGACGCGTCACGCAGGCGATATTGCCCGGGAGTTAAAGCACCGGCGCATCAGCGATCTCTTCGATAGCGTGTCACATTTAAACCAGGATGACAGAAAAAGCAGCGTGATTAAACACCAGGATGCCATTTTTGTAGACGATAGCTTCTCGGAAAGAGCAGAGGTTTATCACGTTAAACAGATACCGGTCTTTGATATTTCTATGCTTGAACTGTTCATGGGTGAATAA
- a CDS encoding DegT/DnrJ/EryC1/StrS family aminotransferase gives MTHSSPTPITVTKPYLPCLEEFLPYLQDIWSSRQLTNNGVMHQRLEEALASYLKVPYVSLFCNATIALIVAMQALRIKGEVITTPYSFVATAHSILWNQLTPVFVDIDPDTFNINPALIEPAITAKTGLIMPVHVYGQTCRTAEIEEISNNYGIPTIYDAAHAFAVEDCGGSILRHGDLSVLSFHATKVFNTFEGGAIISYDKKIKKRIDLLKNFGIADELTVVAPGINGKMNEVQAAFGLLQLKHVDRAIAKRRNIDRLYREHLADVKGISIPRNDHNLINNYSYFPVLVTPEYKRSRDALYNHFRQHDIITRRYFYPLLSNLNMYQNMPGAIKENLPVANSVSEQVLCLPLYPDMTEEEINTVIGCIKA, from the coding sequence ATGACACATTCCAGCCCTACGCCGATTACCGTGACCAAACCCTATCTTCCCTGTCTGGAAGAATTTCTGCCCTATCTGCAGGATATCTGGTCCAGCAGGCAGTTGACCAACAATGGGGTAATGCATCAACGTCTGGAAGAAGCGCTCGCCTCTTACCTTAAGGTGCCTTATGTCTCACTGTTTTGTAATGCCACCATTGCACTCATTGTGGCCATGCAGGCATTGAGGATCAAAGGGGAGGTTATTACTACCCCTTACTCGTTTGTCGCCACTGCGCACAGTATTCTGTGGAACCAGTTAACCCCTGTATTTGTGGATATTGATCCGGATACGTTCAATATCAATCCCGCATTAATTGAACCCGCAATCACAGCCAAAACCGGTTTAATCATGCCCGTCCATGTTTACGGCCAGACGTGCCGCACGGCGGAAATTGAGGAGATTTCGAATAACTATGGGATCCCAACGATATATGACGCGGCCCACGCCTTTGCTGTCGAAGATTGCGGCGGCAGCATCCTTCGCCATGGCGATCTGTCAGTGCTCAGCTTCCACGCGACCAAGGTCTTTAACACCTTTGAAGGTGGGGCAATTATTAGCTATGACAAAAAAATTAAAAAACGTATCGATCTGCTTAAAAATTTTGGTATTGCTGATGAATTAACGGTCGTTGCACCCGGCATCAACGGAAAAATGAATGAGGTACAGGCCGCATTTGGGCTGTTACAATTAAAACATGTCGACAGGGCTATTGCTAAACGCCGAAATATCGATCGTCTCTACCGGGAACATCTCGCTGACGTTAAAGGCATATCCATTCCCCGTAATGACCATAACCTCATCAATAACTATAGTTATTTCCCGGTTCTGGTGACGCCAGAATATAAACGTTCGCGGGATGCGTTGTATAACCATTTCCGCCAACACGATATTATTACCCGTCGTTATTTCTACCCGCTCCTCTCTAATCTCAACATGTATCAAAACATGCCTGGGGCCATAAAAGAGAATCTCCCGGTAGCGAACAGCGTCTCAGAGCAAGTGCTCTGTCTGCCTCTCTATCCTGATATGACAGAAGAAGAGATCAACACCGTCATCGGATGTATCAAAGCATGA
- a CDS encoding glycosyltransferase, producing MSTSSTPHIAAGRVIKTLETGRQKPFVSVVTPTWERGAFLPWLIYMFRYQDYPADRRELIILDDSAQSHLPIIERLTEGNPAAFNIRYIHHPHRLALGKKRNMLNALAVGEYILCMDDDDYYPADKISYTIAMMQRHRALISGSDRIPIWYSHINRIFKSRSFGPQNILNGTFCYHRNYLKKHRYDDDCNLSEEEGFTNKFTANPLQLPGERTILCISHGHNTFDKDFVLGASEPVDATLEQIIQDPLLRNGYLSLHNATHHQPIRWEAVDRLVIVNLDRRPDRLSQIQQELALLNVPAEKIVRLAACEEENGQLGRRQSHLQALQMAQEQGWRNYLLLEDDAVILKQEKHITILNALLGALAKFPWQVVLLGGQVHQGTALKSLNGIIHARDCQKVCACLVNSSYYATLAQQMQSDPSDTPEMQWQPLLREGKWLACYPSLCYQRPGYSDIEKKETDNIGFYFNKINTPPAGVQTTVPSQPSSAPVVNNTIAFFMETSFHYALYRPVITALQKRGHACTLLINDRAYKPFLDEMLATIKTIDDPALGGARISEAAAQRQRYKCLVSPYYTPALKGLADIHVRAMYGLAKEAWNHAWWNTFYHRILCYSHYSQQALDINGSAKVVGNPRFDSWHQGKITPGLPASLKLDAKKPTLLYAPTYGTLSSLPHWAERLGSLSRDVNMLTRLHHGTCFRPEESAALALANKYLKKRIDSPQHVLALLEKADYVLTDNSGFIFDAIHAGKRVILLDWPGMHSLLTPEQSYSSPGSAEQRIREILPVAHDMGDLRHLLSDAFDWASLQPPLDEIRQHYCDAFRDGNAGERAAQEIENVLQQPVRLPMNGLLRSLQNKLFA from the coding sequence ATGTCAACATCGTCTACACCCCACATTGCCGCCGGTCGCGTCATCAAAACGCTGGAAACCGGCCGCCAAAAACCCTTTGTCAGCGTCGTCACCCCGACCTGGGAGCGCGGCGCTTTTTTGCCGTGGCTGATCTACATGTTCCGCTACCAGGACTACCCGGCGGATCGCCGGGAGTTGATCATCCTTGATGACTCGGCGCAAAGCCATCTGCCGATTATCGAGCGGCTGACCGAGGGCAACCCTGCGGCGTTTAACATCCGCTATATTCACCATCCGCACAGGCTGGCGCTGGGTAAAAAACGCAACATGCTGAATGCGCTGGCGGTGGGCGAGTACATTCTGTGCATGGACGATGATGACTATTATCCCGCGGATAAAATTTCTTACACTATCGCAATGATGCAGCGGCACAGGGCGCTCATTTCCGGCTCCGATCGGATCCCTATCTGGTATAGCCATATCAACCGTATCTTTAAATCCCGCAGCTTTGGTCCGCAAAACATTCTCAACGGCACCTTCTGCTACCACCGTAACTACCTGAAGAAGCATCGCTATGACGATGACTGCAACCTGAGCGAAGAGGAAGGTTTTACCAATAAGTTCACCGCTAACCCGCTTCAGCTGCCGGGAGAGCGCACTATTCTCTGTATCTCTCACGGCCACAATACCTTTGATAAAGACTTTGTGCTGGGCGCCAGCGAGCCGGTGGATGCCACGCTTGAGCAGATAATCCAGGATCCGCTGCTGCGCAACGGGTACCTCAGCCTGCATAACGCCACCCATCATCAGCCGATCCGCTGGGAAGCGGTGGATCGACTGGTGATCGTCAACCTCGACCGGCGGCCGGATCGTCTGAGCCAGATCCAGCAGGAGTTGGCCCTGCTTAACGTACCCGCAGAGAAAATTGTCCGCCTGGCGGCCTGCGAGGAGGAAAACGGCCAGCTTGGCCGCCGCCAGTCTCACCTGCAGGCGCTGCAAATGGCGCAGGAGCAGGGCTGGCGTAACTACCTGCTGCTGGAAGATGACGCGGTGATCCTCAAGCAGGAAAAACACATCACCATACTGAACGCGCTGCTCGGCGCGCTGGCGAAATTTCCCTGGCAGGTGGTTCTGCTCGGCGGTCAGGTCCACCAGGGCACGGCGCTGAAAAGCCTGAACGGCATCATCCACGCCCGCGACTGCCAAAAAGTGTGCGCCTGTCTGGTGAACAGCAGTTACTACGCGACCCTGGCCCAGCAGATGCAGAGCGATCCTTCCGACACGCCGGAGATGCAGTGGCAACCGCTACTGCGCGAGGGTAAATGGCTGGCCTGCTACCCAAGCCTTTGCTATCAGCGCCCGGGCTACAGCGATATCGAGAAAAAAGAGACCGACAATATTGGTTTTTACTTCAATAAGATCAACACGCCGCCTGCAGGCGTTCAGACAACAGTGCCCTCGCAGCCGTCCTCCGCTCCCGTCGTAAACAACACTATCGCCTTCTTTATGGAAACCTCTTTCCACTACGCGCTCTACCGCCCGGTGATTACGGCGCTGCAAAAACGCGGACACGCCTGCACGCTGCTGATTAACGACCGCGCGTATAAACCGTTTCTGGATGAAATGCTGGCGACGATAAAAACCATTGACGACCCCGCCCTGGGGGGCGCGCGAATATCGGAAGCCGCCGCCCAACGCCAGCGCTACAAATGCCTTGTCAGCCCTTACTATACCCCGGCCCTGAAAGGGCTGGCTGACATCCATGTTCGTGCCATGTACGGGCTGGCAAAAGAAGCCTGGAACCATGCCTGGTGGAATACCTTTTACCATCGCATCCTCTGCTACAGCCACTACAGCCAGCAGGCTCTGGATATCAACGGCAGCGCAAAAGTAGTAGGCAATCCCCGCTTTGATAGCTGGCACCAGGGCAAGATTACTCCCGGCCTGCCTGCGTCGCTTAAGCTGGATGCGAAAAAGCCAACCCTGCTTTACGCCCCGACCTACGGCACATTAAGTTCATTGCCGCACTGGGCGGAGAGACTGGGCAGTTTAAGCCGTGACGTTAACATGCTAACCAGGCTGCATCATGGCACCTGTTTCCGCCCGGAGGAATCCGCCGCGCTGGCACTGGCGAATAAGTATCTGAAAAAACGCATCGATTCCCCCCAGCACGTTCTGGCGTTGCTGGAAAAAGCCGACTACGTGCTAACCGATAACAGCGGATTTATCTTCGATGCTATTCATGCTGGTAAACGGGTGATCCTGCTCGACTGGCCTGGTATGCACTCGTTGTTAACCCCCGAGCAGAGCTATTCCAGCCCCGGGAGTGCGGAACAACGTATTCGCGAAATTTTACCGGTTGCTCATGATATGGGCGATCTCAGGCACTTATTATCAGATGCATTTGACTGGGCTTCCCTTCAGCCGCCGCTGGATGAAATCCGCCAGCATTATTGTGATGCGTTCAGGGATGGTAACGCGGGTGAAAGAGCGGCGCAGGAGATAGAAAACGTCCTGCAACAGCCCGTCCGGTTGCCCATGAACGGTTTACTGCGCAGTCTGCAGAATAAACTCTTCGCCTGA
- a CDS encoding glycosyltransferase family 2 protein, with product MPTPLVSIIVTSYNHDNFLEETLESVFKQTWKNSEVIIVDDASSDSSVNIIRKYQKKYHCRVILRTENYYSQKQKKGEKPIIEAMNLAQGKYIAVVDSDDIISPTKIAHQVNLLEKNPQCAMCYSAIEVIMPDGSHIPYNETFLNGNVFEHMLITGNLSLYIGSLIRRDAYLKIERSHPDLVQEDWDMFLKLAKQGDFISSTRIVAYYRRHDNNTWYRKDNATLMYRNRMSILNYWQHEPAWVNAMNLRWKQYLHADHMLAKCDIDALLKENATDPLLHAQAAIVAMQNKDTHKLKQHLLQAIIYSDPRLEILPTLYLLAMKNISEENIRSSILTSLKQRLPDQYPHILASLSQVPQQ from the coding sequence ATGCCCACGCCTTTAGTCAGTATTATTGTCACCAGTTACAACCATGACAACTTTCTGGAAGAGACTCTGGAAAGTGTATTTAAGCAAACATGGAAAAACAGTGAAGTCATTATTGTTGATGATGCATCTTCTGACAGCTCGGTAAACATCATCCGCAAATATCAAAAAAAATATCACTGCCGCGTCATTTTACGAACCGAAAACTATTATTCGCAGAAACAAAAAAAGGGCGAAAAGCCGATTATTGAGGCAATGAACCTAGCTCAGGGGAAGTACATCGCCGTTGTCGATTCAGATGATATTATTTCCCCGACAAAAATTGCGCACCAGGTCAATTTGCTGGAGAAAAATCCGCAATGCGCAATGTGTTACAGCGCAATCGAGGTCATTATGCCCGATGGATCTCATATTCCTTACAATGAGACCTTTCTTAACGGTAACGTCTTCGAGCATATGCTTATTACAGGAAACCTGAGCCTTTACATCGGTTCGTTAATTCGTCGTGATGCCTATTTAAAAATTGAACGCTCGCATCCCGATCTGGTTCAGGAAGACTGGGATATGTTTTTGAAACTCGCTAAACAAGGTGACTTTATTTCATCAACGCGCATTGTGGCCTATTACCGCCGCCATGACAATAATACCTGGTACAGAAAAGATAATGCCACGCTGATGTATCGCAACAGGATGAGTATCCTGAACTACTGGCAGCATGAACCTGCCTGGGTGAACGCCATGAACCTGCGCTGGAAACAGTACCTTCATGCGGACCATATGCTGGCAAAATGTGATATTGACGCCCTGCTCAAAGAAAACGCAACGGATCCGTTGCTGCATGCGCAGGCGGCGATAGTCGCCATGCAAAATAAAGATACCCACAAACTAAAACAGCATCTGTTACAGGCCATAATCTACAGTGACCCACGGCTGGAGATATTACCCACACTATATCTTCTGGCGATGAAAAATATCAGTGAAGAGAACATCAGAAGCTCAATTCTGACCAGTCTTAAACAGCGTTTGCCCGACCAGTACCCGCACATTTTAGCCTCACTCTCGCAGGTTCCACAGCAATGA
- a CDS encoding class I SAM-dependent methyltransferase: MNGKIMNLFTTETPKCKICLTSSLLYGVTDFNTSCYGSNVHRYNYPLSGHAIYYYRCPHCGLIYTHAFDGWSNDDFLTHIYNDEYVKYDPNFVSGRAEHNFKLLCSAFKDIKKIHALDFGCGDGQLVNLLKKAGADITGWDPFNHASPMPDDTFEFITSFEVMEHTTDPVNTVATIGALLDEHRGKYFFSTLTNDLHQNELMNFWYIAPRNGHVTLYSEKSLDILFKTFGMRVKHISELYHLAYKCRE; the protein is encoded by the coding sequence ATGAACGGGAAAATCATGAATTTATTCACAACAGAAACACCGAAATGCAAAATTTGTCTCACCTCCTCTTTACTCTATGGCGTTACCGACTTTAACACCTCGTGTTATGGCAGCAACGTCCACAGATATAATTATCCCCTGAGCGGGCATGCTATCTATTATTACAGATGCCCGCACTGTGGCTTGATCTACACTCACGCTTTTGATGGATGGTCAAACGACGATTTTTTAACCCATATTTATAATGATGAATATGTCAAATACGATCCCAATTTTGTATCAGGCAGAGCCGAGCACAACTTCAAATTATTATGCTCAGCATTTAAGGATATAAAAAAGATACATGCGCTTGATTTTGGCTGCGGCGACGGGCAACTGGTGAATTTACTTAAGAAGGCGGGGGCGGACATCACGGGCTGGGATCCTTTTAACCACGCTTCCCCCATGCCAGATGATACCTTCGAGTTTATCACCTCGTTTGAGGTCATGGAACATACGACAGATCCCGTCAATACCGTGGCGACGATCGGCGCATTGTTAGATGAACACCGCGGCAAATATTTTTTCTCGACGCTGACAAATGATTTACACCAAAATGAGCTGATGAACTTTTGGTATATCGCCCCACGAAATGGGCATGTCACTCTTTACTCTGAGAAATCGCTGGATATTTTATTTAAGACATTCGGCATGAGAGTCAAACATATCTCTGAACTTTACCATCTCGCATACAAGTGTCGCGAATGA
- a CDS encoding adenylyltransferase/cytidyltransferase family protein, which translates to MKTIITFGTFDVFHIGHLRILERARLLGEQLVVGVSSDSLNIKKKGRAPIYSQDDRMGIVSGLKCVDAVFLEESLEKKAQYIRRFSADILVMGDDWAGKFDGFASLCEVIYFPRTPSISTTSIIEVAKRYK; encoded by the coding sequence ATGAAAACCATTATTACCTTCGGGACGTTTGACGTTTTCCATATTGGGCATTTACGGATTCTGGAGCGGGCCAGGTTACTCGGAGAACAACTGGTGGTCGGCGTCTCCTCTGATTCCCTTAACATCAAGAAAAAAGGGCGGGCGCCGATCTACTCCCAGGACGATCGCATGGGAATTGTCTCAGGATTAAAATGTGTCGACGCCGTTTTTCTTGAAGAGTCGCTGGAGAAAAAAGCGCAGTATATTCGCCGTTTTAGCGCCGACATACTGGTGATGGGCGACGACTGGGCGGGCAAATTTGATGGTTTTGCTTCGCTTTGCGAGGTTATCTATTTTCCAAGAACGCCTTCAATATCCACCACCTCGATTATCGAGGTGGCGAAGCGCTATAAATAA
- a CDS encoding sulfatase-like hydrolase/transferase, whose protein sequence is MKKNIIFLHLESLNHTIFSHRQWFPFLNKLYSQSIRLNNFVSSATSSLMAFSDLLHGDDDTLEHNTQLETDITVRRPCPSLFDSLKQHGYTTAGMGYPRNWANVDALWSEKETFNWYETSKEMFADMAGIITQEQPFALYLWNLSSHLCYYDEIKSAGGNSLERWQRGYQSMDLMVGQTIKMLIEAQKLQDTIIIGFGDHGDDFWGHGFNGGYAHGIEPYTSLVHTPAFIFCPGMKSTDLNHMVSMVDLRNTALALLNLPSSQAVDRFFALTPQRQVCYSRNLFAKQKSQDKGSPLKKGYAITSADLHLLKVDDKSRLFLWKVDPANQLDILPLIKHDKSGKPFIDLEKANRQRTGGAHPHIKHFFSSEMALLLNEQYRAMHEQLSTWMDKKKKLAEAN, encoded by the coding sequence ATGAAAAAGAATATTATATTTCTGCATCTTGAGAGCTTAAATCATACCATCTTCAGCCATCGTCAATGGTTTCCCTTTCTGAACAAACTGTATTCGCAATCAATCAGGCTGAATAATTTTGTGTCCAGCGCCACATCGTCCCTTATGGCCTTCAGCGATCTGCTCCATGGCGACGACGATACTTTGGAACATAATACGCAGCTTGAAACCGACATCACGGTGCGTCGGCCATGCCCGTCTCTGTTTGATTCTTTAAAACAACACGGCTATACCACTGCGGGAATGGGATACCCCAGGAACTGGGCGAATGTAGACGCCCTGTGGAGTGAAAAAGAGACTTTTAACTGGTACGAGACATCCAAAGAGATGTTCGCAGACATGGCCGGCATTATCACCCAGGAACAACCCTTTGCGCTCTATTTATGGAATTTAAGCAGCCATCTCTGCTATTACGATGAGATTAAAAGCGCGGGTGGCAATAGCCTGGAAAGATGGCAACGAGGTTATCAAAGCATGGATTTGATGGTCGGCCAGACCATCAAAATGCTCATCGAGGCGCAAAAACTGCAAGATACAATAATCATCGGGTTTGGCGATCATGGTGATGATTTCTGGGGCCATGGCTTTAACGGTGGATATGCACATGGCATTGAACCCTATACGTCGCTGGTGCATACCCCGGCATTTATCTTCTGTCCGGGAATGAAATCCACCGATTTGAACCATATGGTGAGCATGGTCGATCTGCGCAATACCGCGCTGGCATTATTAAATCTTCCCTCATCACAGGCTGTCGATCGCTTTTTTGCCTTAACCCCTCAACGCCAGGTTTGTTATAGCCGTAATCTGTTTGCGAAACAGAAAAGTCAGGATAAGGGTAGCCCATTAAAAAAAGGCTATGCCATTACATCTGCAGACCTTCATCTACTGAAGGTGGATGATAAATCCCGGCTATTTTTATGGAAAGTGGATCCAGCCAATCAACTGGATATATTACCTTTGATTAAGCATGATAAATCGGGAAAACCCTTTATCGACCTCGAAAAAGCCAACCGGCAACGCACCGGTGGAGCCCATCCGCATATTAAACACTTCTTCTCCTCTGAAATGGCATTACTGCTCAATGAACAGTATCGCGCCATGCATGAGCAGCTCTCAACCTGGATGGATAAAAAGAAAAAGCTAGCCGAAGCAAACTAA
- a CDS encoding lysine-N-methylase → MKMIECYEPDFVRTFLSHHPGSPLHVRRAWQSEIRHSLTLTDADSCEAALGAPHAFTLHVSECAALPDGQPLSRRDRALNQAALNAVTLPGLSPELRLYALGILLSYSEKVPGDSEDVLAHIASLSDTLANLTREGKLQQQFALLPAVPQLPCRLITLLGGLDFDWGKLPDSARKASLPLQVSLLMLQDASSEALLQQQLHTQWQATHERYFADEAWIFSNYLIYRLYHDMFPQHDGEGVTGCYFALVSDVFLIRTLFSLWTLDGSPLTPADTSALFALFERWRHGESAAALRLQVQSLLPADYLLSAFSLLIS, encoded by the coding sequence ATGAAGATGATTGAATGCTATGAACCGGACTTTGTCCGCACGTTTTTATCCCACCATCCCGGCTCCCCGCTGCACGTCAGGAGAGCGTGGCAGAGCGAAATTCGTCACAGCCTGACGCTGACGGACGCCGACAGTTGCGAGGCCGCCCTCGGTGCTCCGCACGCCTTCACGCTGCACGTCAGCGAGTGCGCAGCCCTCCCGGACGGCCAGCCTCTCTCCCGACGCGATCGGGCGCTGAACCAGGCGGCGCTGAATGCGGTGACGCTCCCGGGCCTGTCGCCGGAGCTCAGGCTTTACGCGCTGGGCATACTGCTCTCCTATAGCGAAAAAGTGCCGGGCGACAGCGAGGATGTGCTTGCGCATATCGCCTCGCTATCAGACACCCTTGCCAACCTGACCCGGGAAGGGAAATTACAACAACAGTTTGCCCTGCTCCCTGCGGTGCCACAGTTACCTTGCCGGTTGATAACCTTACTCGGCGGTCTGGATTTTGACTGGGGCAAGCTTCCCGACAGCGCGCGCAAAGCGAGCCTGCCGTTACAGGTCAGCCTGCTGATGCTGCAGGACGCGAGCAGCGAAGCGCTGCTGCAACAGCAGTTGCACACGCAGTGGCAAGCCACTCACGAACGTTATTTCGCCGACGAAGCGTGGATCTTTAGCAATTACCTGATTTATCGCCTTTATCACGATATGTTCCCGCAGCACGACGGAGAGGGTGTTACCGGGTGCTATTTTGCGCTGGTGAGTGACGTTTTCCTGATCCGCACGCTGTTCAGCCTCTGGACCCTCGACGGCTCGCCGCTCACCCCTGCGGATACCTCTGCTCTGTTTGCCCTGTTTGAGCGCTGGCGGCACGGCGAAAGCGCCGCCGCCCTGCGCCTGCAGGTACAAAGCCTGCTGCCGGCCGATTACCTGCTGTCTGCGTTTTCACTGCTGATTTCTTAG
- the fliJ gene encoding flagellar export protein FliJ, producing the protein MRQIIDTLAQLQRLRDKTVKDMTAQLAKQQQVCVGYENNIKALGYLVQKTSSGGGAPCVESLKNVTGYKGTLRKVIAWQEQEQTLAKIKEERIQKNLATAACQEKVVAMTLDERRNELQYDASTREQKSVDEIAVQCWLRNRGQDRR; encoded by the coding sequence ATGCGGCAGATCATTGATACCCTGGCGCAGCTTCAGCGCCTGCGTGACAAAACGGTAAAAGACATGACCGCGCAGCTGGCGAAACAGCAGCAGGTGTGCGTCGGGTACGAAAATAACATTAAAGCGCTGGGCTATCTGGTCCAGAAAACTTCTTCCGGAGGCGGGGCGCCCTGCGTTGAGTCGCTAAAAAACGTGACCGGCTATAAGGGCACGTTGCGCAAGGTGATCGCCTGGCAGGAGCAGGAGCAGACGCTGGCGAAAATCAAAGAGGAGCGTATTCAGAAGAACCTCGCCACCGCCGCCTGTCAGGAAAAGGTGGTCGCCATGACGCTGGATGAAAGGCGTAACGAACTGCAGTATGACGCCAGCACGCGGGAGCAAAAGTCGGTGGATGAGATAGCCGTCCAGTGCTGGCTACGTAACAGAGGGCAGGATCGGCGATGA